The Alnus glutinosa chromosome 10, dhAlnGlut1.1, whole genome shotgun sequence DNA window gcattattttttaagagacCTTTTGAAGATATGTCCAAAGCTCCAATTACTTTTTCAAGTTGCCCATGCGGCTCTGCCGCTCTGGAGCCACCTTTTGATAGAGTTAATCGGAAAACTGTGCatctctaaaataaaaaattaaaaaaaaaaagaaaagaaaagaaagggaaagctATGGTGTTTCCTCCTAATTGGCTGAACAAATGCACCACGTGATCATTAAAAATCTGGTTTTTATTAGGAGACTAGGAGTGAAGACTGTGAAGTTATTCATTGCGTTCATTTATCacgtttattttatattaatcaatatgttaatgctttattttttaagtgaaCATGTTATGAAATAAGTTGAAGAATAACATTCATTTCTCACACATATTTCAATATTTCATACTTGTTGGCGTTGTGTATTTAAAATCACTGATATTaaaagtcatttaaaacacATTACGTCAACTAGTATAATAAATAGGTGTAaggagtagcattactctaaattctttataaaatgacgtaacagtctactaaaatatataaaatgtagaaaaatattatatattttccaCATTTTTTCTTGGAGGCAGGATGCTCTCTCTGGTCtgttaatattttctctttatttataacatatgtttctataattatattatgtcctccttttttcaaattttgagttcttgtaatcaaatcaaagcACAGCCAACGCCTTAACGAGTATTTGCAtgctttaaacaaataaaaacaaagttttctatatatttttgaagttttttataAGAGGATGATAACAAATAATAACAAAGTTTTCCTTATAGGAGGATGATCATAATGCTGCAGCTCCTCTTTCTCTGTTAAAACTTTTCTGCCAAACTTGTTTGAAGTGCATGCTCCAGACTTGTGTTTTCACCACAATTGTTATGGAGTCCACCACAATTGGCCATATTCAATCCACCAACGGAATCCAaagctctttctttttcattatctaAAGAGAagcaaagaaacaaaagaaacattttGTAAAGCAAAGTAATTTCTTTTACGCGTCCATCACTCCAATAGGCTGTTTCCTACTTCCTTCTTTGGTGTAAAAGTAATTCCCTGTGAGAAACTGCTTAGAGATAACATCACTCCAAATTGTAGCTAGAATGATTTTGCCGTTGGAGTCAAAAGCCAGAGACAAGAACAAGTTtggaaaggtcttgggattgtGTATAGCTTTCATTTCTCTGCTCTCCTGATCATTTAGACTTATGGGTTACTTCGCTTTTGAGGAAGAAACCAAAGACAATCTCGACCAATCTCGGCCAGGGATGGGTCATGAGCACCCATCCTGCGACTTTGAATTTCTTATCTGTTGTTTCAGAGGGGTTGATTAGATTGCATAAAATTGTGACAGTTTGATGTAAAGCACATGGCAGGGAGTGGAGCTATTCCTCATTTTTGTAGGCATAGTTTTgaagccaattaaaataaaatgaaatctcGATCTCCTGAATCATCTATATATGTACGTACTGCAATCAATTAAGACTCCAACAAATCACCAATCATTTATTTAAAAGGAGAAGATTAGATAATCAAACAAAGAGTTGAAAACCCTCGTATTCCTTTGAACAAACATTAACCAACTTGGAAACTATATAAGCAAATGATCATAGAATAATAGATCGAACAGGTAGTTGAAAACTTCAAAGGAGGAGGAGGGCATCTTGTATATTCTTTGCCATGGACTGGAGGCTCGCCTCCAGAAAAGAGACCCAATCTTCAAGTCTCCACCCTTCAATCGGATCGCTGACGAATGACCACTCGATCTTGCACCCATGTATGCCATCACCAATATCGCTTGGCAAAACCATCATTGTTGCCGCGTATGACTTCAAGCCGACGTTATTATCTAAGATCTCATAGCTCAAGCAGCGTTTGATGGGATCAATCGTAAGTAGCTTCTCTTTGGCCCATTTGATCATCGTCTCATCTCGGCCGTCTTTTATTGTGCCGGTGCAGTAACGGATCATTCCAGGCTGCCCAGAGATCCCATCTACTTGATAACACGTTTCAACACAAGGAAGCCATTTGTGCACGTTGCAAAAGTCCTCCAAGAAAGGCCACACTTGTGCTGCTGTTGGGATTGGTAGCCCAGCGGAGACCTTCCCTTCCCATTtttttgaccctgtttccgctTCCATATGTaattatgtatgtatgtatgtttgtGTCTGCCGTCTTCCGTCTGCCGTCTGCATGAGAGAAGACGGGAGAGGCCGGGCTGTCTCCTTACTTATCTATAGACTGTAGGGAAGAAACTAGAAAGATTGGCTAAaggacaaaaataaatttttttaaaaatgcaaattaaTATTAACATTATCCAAACAGTTAGATAAATctaatgaaaaatgtgcacgAAGTCCACACCACACCATGGGCTTTGGCCCACGGGTTAAGATGAATGGTGATGACAGCAAACAAGTACCCTGTCTCGACtcacccgttttttttttttatttaaatgtttataataattaaaaaaaaaagtacgaaACTTATCCATCTCTGCTTTTCGTAATTCTTTTATCAAAGAGATAGAACTAAAGATAAAAGAGGTACTTGAAAGACTAG harbors:
- the LOC133879923 gene encoding lachrymatory-factor synthase-like translates to MEAETGSKKWEGKVSAGLPIPTAAQVWPFLEDFCNVHKWLPCVETCYQVDGISGQPGMIRYCTGTIKDGRDETMIKWAKEKLLTIDPIKRCLSYEILDNNVGLKSYAATMMVLPSDIGDGIHGCKIEWSFVSDPIEGWRLEDWVSFLEASLQSMAKNIQDALLLL